From the genome of Gemmatimonadota bacterium, one region includes:
- a CDS encoding zinc-binding dehydrogenase: MKRVIKPEGAYHVEVEDVPLPEIRQTEVLIRTERTLISRGSEIWRRYVREEAIDHQMMGYSLAGTIVQVGAQVDDFSMGERVAALAPHAEYVAVEVVNSRHKPAVVSLPDAVTSEAATFWPLATSSVLWMRETGAGPKDTMAILGQGLVGSCCMQVARHLHDCRVIAVDALSLRCDLAEQLGASAVVNAGETDPIAAVKELTDGRGADVVVEAVGGRAGAQAFAQAQDMVRGGGLLQVVGLYEGEPLPLDSSKIQGKRLIGGYLNSAYRPQGSDMAIQLLMEDKIQTEAMITHRFDYEDAADAFDLLYTRLDEAMAVVMVWKD, encoded by the coding sequence ATGAAGCGCGTGATTAAACCCGAAGGCGCGTACCATGTCGAGGTTGAAGATGTGCCGTTGCCAGAGATTCGACAGACAGAGGTGCTTATCAGAACAGAACGCACGCTGATTAGCAGGGGATCTGAGATCTGGCGGCGGTATGTGCGAGAAGAAGCGATTGATCACCAGATGATGGGATATTCGCTCGCTGGGACGATTGTGCAGGTGGGCGCGCAGGTCGATGATTTTTCGATGGGGGAACGGGTGGCGGCTCTGGCGCCGCATGCCGAGTACGTGGCTGTTGAGGTTGTCAATTCGCGCCATAAACCAGCAGTGGTATCACTACCCGATGCGGTTACATCCGAGGCGGCAACTTTTTGGCCTCTGGCTACGAGTTCGGTGCTGTGGATGCGGGAAACTGGAGCTGGTCCGAAAGATACCATGGCGATTTTAGGGCAAGGTCTGGTGGGAAGTTGCTGTATGCAGGTTGCACGACATTTGCACGATTGCCGGGTGATCGCGGTCGATGCGTTGTCCCTGCGTTGTGATTTGGCCGAACAGTTGGGTGCGAGTGCTGTGGTGAATGCGGGCGAGACCGATCCGATTGCAGCGGTGAAAGAGCTTACTGATGGTCGGGGTGCAGATGTTGTGGTTGAAGCTGTGGGGGGACGCGCGGGCGCGCAGGCGTTTGCACAGGCGCAAGATATGGTGCGGGGAGGTGGATTATTGCAGGTTGTGGGATTGTATGAGGGCGAGCCACTGCCTCTGGATTCGTCAAAAATTCAGGGCAAACGCCTGATTGGGGGATATCTGAATAGCGCGTACCGGCCACAGGGGTCGGATATGGCGATCCAGTTGTTGATGGAAGACAAAATTCAAACGGAGGCAATGATAACGCATCGTTTTGATTATGAGGATGCCGCAGACGCATTTGATTTGTTGTACACGCGCCTTGATGAAGCAATGGCCGTGGTGATGGTTTGGAAGGATTGA